One Mycolicibacterium pulveris genomic region harbors:
- a CDS encoding tyrosine-type recombinase/integrase, translating into MSEHDAEGWLAGERRKIDLGTWGAVERSDGVTLKAYAQKWLAERRVKGQPLRPRTRGLYESLLERLVYPDLGHVRLASLTPAQIRTWHSNLSDRPTRNAHCYALLHAICQTAVADEILDANPCRIRSAMSTERKRDIEVLTPAELDKLASKMPAPLRASVLLAAFCGLRYGETFELRRRNVAADCSVLMIRRGVTYRSGEFHVGPPKTKSGIRDVSVPPHLRPMLKAHLRNHVGRAGDSLLFPDADGGHLRADRYRPHWEKARAAIGKPHLRVHDLRHCGAVWAAQSGATTAELMHRLGHATPQMSARYLHVAEGRDAEIAERLSKLAEGT; encoded by the coding sequence GTGAGCGAACATGATGCCGAAGGTTGGCTTGCGGGGGAGCGCCGCAAAATCGACCTCGGGACGTGGGGGGCGGTCGAACGCTCGGACGGGGTAACCCTCAAGGCGTACGCCCAGAAATGGCTGGCTGAACGGCGGGTAAAGGGGCAGCCGCTACGGCCACGAACAAGGGGGCTGTACGAGTCCCTGTTGGAGAGGCTTGTTTATCCCGACCTCGGCCACGTCCGCCTTGCCTCCCTCACCCCCGCACAAATCCGTACGTGGCACTCCAACCTGAGCGACCGGCCCACCCGTAATGCCCACTGTTACGCCTTGCTGCACGCCATCTGTCAAACCGCCGTGGCTGACGAGATCCTAGACGCGAACCCATGCCGAATCCGCTCGGCCATGAGCACGGAACGGAAACGAGACATTGAGGTGTTGACGCCGGCCGAGTTGGACAAGTTGGCGTCGAAAATGCCTGCCCCGCTACGGGCTTCAGTTCTCCTCGCCGCATTTTGCGGATTACGTTATGGGGAGACTTTCGAGCTGCGCAGGCGGAACGTGGCTGCGGATTGTTCCGTTCTGATGATTCGGCGGGGGGTGACGTACCGGTCGGGGGAGTTTCACGTCGGCCCGCCGAAAACGAAAAGCGGCATCCGTGATGTGAGCGTGCCGCCACATCTCCGCCCAATGTTGAAGGCGCACCTACGGAATCATGTCGGTCGGGCAGGTGATTCCCTGCTCTTTCCCGACGCAGACGGGGGGCATTTGCGCGCCGACCGATACCGACCCCATTGGGAGAAGGCCCGTGCGGCCATCGGGAAACCTCACCTGCGGGTCCACGATCTGCGCCACTGCGGTGCTGTGTGGGCTGCCCAATCGGGTGCCACCACGGCTGAACTGATGCACAGGTTGGGGCACGCCACACCACAGATGTCGGCCCGGTATTTGCATGTCGCGGAGGGGCGGGACGCCGAGATCGCCGAACGGTTGTCGAAACTTGCGGAAGGCACCTAA
- a CDS encoding helix-turn-helix domain-containing protein, with product MSTNTKPARLITITQAAEMLAVDPRTIRRWIAQGRLKARRIGPKLIRVELASVEAMGQPVGGGSR from the coding sequence ATGTCCACAAACACCAAGCCCGCGAGGCTCATCACCATTACGCAGGCGGCCGAAATGCTCGCCGTCGATCCCCGAACTATCCGCCGATGGATCGCGCAGGGCCGCCTAAAGGCGCGCCGGATTGGGCCGAAACTCATCCGTGTCGAGTTGGCGTCGGTCGAGGCGATGGGCCAGCCGGTAGGGGGTGGGTCGCGATGA
- a CDS encoding DUF3631 domain-containing protein, with protein sequence MDAWDSTPRLAFMSTEKGSGKTRALEVTYHLVSAGHHASNVSNAFILGAIADNPSTTILLDEIDTVYGPRAKGNEDLRSTINSGHRRGGEAGRGSWVDGTIKATRFSSYCPVALAGLGTLPETVADRAVVIRMKRRKPTDHVEPWRERLNADEARELAKKLETWVTKAQFDYPDNMPVTDRKADVWEALVMVADAAGGHWPTTARQAAVAMTSGDDSMSAGVRLLRDLREVFGDKREMFTADILEALRDLPESPWRDLTDRKLAKALGDYDVKSRQIRRGKRGYHACDLSDPWERHLPPHPQTSATSATSATPQVSPGENRSASDSSSAWISRGEQLAHSGRYPARDHAASF encoded by the coding sequence ATGGATGCGTGGGACTCCACCCCGCGCCTAGCATTCATGTCTACGGAGAAGGGGTCGGGAAAGACACGCGCACTTGAAGTGACGTATCACCTAGTGTCAGCGGGTCACCACGCGTCGAACGTATCGAACGCGTTCATCCTTGGTGCTATCGCCGATAACCCTTCAACGACAATTCTTCTCGATGAGATCGACACTGTTTACGGGCCTCGGGCGAAGGGCAACGAAGATCTCAGGTCAACTATCAACTCTGGGCATCGCCGTGGCGGTGAGGCCGGCAGAGGATCTTGGGTTGACGGGACGATCAAAGCAACCCGGTTCAGTTCGTATTGCCCTGTAGCCCTCGCGGGTTTGGGCACCCTGCCCGAAACAGTCGCCGACCGCGCAGTGGTAATCCGTATGAAACGGCGCAAGCCCACTGACCACGTTGAGCCCTGGCGAGAACGACTGAACGCGGACGAGGCGAGGGAACTCGCAAAGAAGCTTGAGACCTGGGTAACCAAAGCCCAATTCGACTACCCCGACAACATGCCCGTCACTGACCGCAAGGCCGATGTGTGGGAAGCCCTGGTGATGGTTGCCGACGCAGCGGGTGGGCATTGGCCGACTACGGCGCGACAGGCAGCCGTTGCGATGACTTCCGGCGATGACTCCATGAGCGCGGGTGTTCGGCTTCTGCGCGACCTCCGGGAGGTGTTCGGCGACAAGAGGGAGATGTTCACCGCTGACATCCTTGAGGCGCTGCGCGATCTCCCCGAGTCACCGTGGCGCGACCTCACAGACCGAAAGTTAGCGAAAGCCTTGGGCGACTATGACGTGAAGTCTCGTCAGATACGACGCGGGAAACGTGGATACCACGCATGTGACTTGTCGGACCCGTGGGAGCGGCACCTGCCCCCACACCCCCAAACAAGCGCTACAAGCGCTACAAGCGCTACACCGCAGGTCAGCCCCGGTGAAAACCGTAGCGCTTCGGATAGCAGTAGCGCTTGGATTAGCAGAGGTGAGCAACTCGCCCACAGCGGACGCTACCCCGCACGAGACCACGCGGCGAGCTTCTGA
- a CDS encoding HNH endonuclease, which produces MCEQLGCGATTDLTVDHIIPLTESPELAHEPLNCRVLCRRHNAMRQDHCTDEEREAVLAAIAARKARRARMA; this is translated from the coding sequence ATGTGCGAGCAGTTAGGTTGCGGCGCAACAACCGACCTCACCGTCGACCACATCATCCCGCTGACAGAGTCACCCGAGCTGGCGCACGAACCCCTCAACTGTCGGGTTTTGTGTCGCAGGCACAACGCGATGCGCCAGGACCACTGCACTGATGAGGAGCGGGAGGCTGTGTTGGCTGCCATCGCTGCCCGCAAGGCACGCCGCGCCCGCATGGCCTGA
- a CDS encoding terminase TerL endonuclease subunit yields the protein MTVRGPKGPVDTSPLPFRSKAGESETDRFARWCRKFLTVPKGNGVGAPFRLRDWQIQMLRPFLDPDPRPVVGAIMGPRGLGKTALFAALGAYSAFEGPDGNEIPIVAVDERMALRLLKPAMQMVELNEELSSRAVVYRDRIEITGKRSVLMALPAEAKRIEGLGTWTLALADELGEIDPDTWSTLLLGAGKLDGAMALGIGTPPNRETSVLTDIRDAVRANPDDKTMAFVEFSADGFQHHPASCVHCLEAANPQLDDLLSRDRATALLKQTTEGEYRRKRLCQVVTTNEAPFVPADVWDGLATGVGIPDGAEVVVALDGSHSSDTTALLVGSICPTPHFDTIRVWANSGDSDWRVPVLEVEDAIRDACRRWKVKEVVADPFRWTRTLQVLQQEGIPITEFPHSPSRLTAATTDLHRAIVNEQISHSGDETLTRHVMAATVIESDKGLRLGKVSRSRSAEKIDLAACLVMAHSRATWLATRPKKKARAYSF from the coding sequence GTGACTGTTCGTGGACCTAAGGGTCCGGTCGATACGTCGCCGCTGCCGTTTCGCAGTAAGGCTGGCGAGTCGGAGACTGACAGGTTCGCCAGGTGGTGCAGGAAGTTCCTGACGGTGCCGAAGGGCAATGGCGTCGGTGCTCCGTTCCGGTTGCGGGACTGGCAGATCCAGATGCTGCGCCCGTTCCTCGACCCCGATCCGCGCCCGGTTGTCGGAGCAATAATGGGGCCCCGGGGCCTTGGCAAGACGGCGCTTTTCGCGGCGCTCGGAGCGTACTCCGCTTTTGAGGGGCCGGATGGCAACGAGATCCCGATTGTTGCCGTGGATGAGCGGATGGCGCTGCGTTTGTTGAAGCCCGCCATGCAGATGGTCGAGTTGAACGAAGAACTCTCGTCGAGAGCTGTCGTTTACCGGGACCGGATCGAGATTACGGGTAAGCGATCGGTCCTGATGGCGCTTCCGGCTGAGGCGAAACGTATTGAGGGTTTGGGTACTTGGACTCTGGCCTTAGCGGACGAGTTGGGCGAGATTGATCCGGATACGTGGTCAACACTGCTGCTAGGTGCTGGGAAGCTCGACGGGGCGATGGCGTTGGGCATCGGAACCCCGCCGAATCGGGAAACGTCTGTTCTGACGGACATTCGGGATGCTGTGCGGGCGAACCCTGACGACAAGACGATGGCTTTTGTCGAGTTTTCGGCTGACGGTTTCCAGCATCATCCGGCGAGCTGTGTCCACTGTCTTGAGGCGGCGAATCCTCAGCTTGACGATCTGTTGAGCAGGGATCGCGCTACAGCGTTGTTGAAGCAGACAACGGAGGGCGAGTACCGGCGGAAACGGCTGTGTCAGGTCGTCACGACGAATGAAGCCCCGTTCGTCCCGGCTGACGTGTGGGACGGGCTAGCGACTGGTGTGGGTATCCCTGACGGTGCTGAGGTGGTTGTCGCGCTTGATGGTTCGCACTCATCCGACACCACGGCGCTGCTAGTCGGGTCTATATGTCCGACCCCGCATTTTGACACCATACGGGTGTGGGCCAATTCCGGTGACTCCGACTGGCGGGTGCCGGTGTTGGAGGTTGAGGACGCGATACGGGACGCCTGTAGGCGATGGAAGGTGAAAGAGGTTGTTGCCGACCCGTTCCGGTGGACCCGCACCTTGCAGGTTTTGCAGCAAGAGGGAATCCCGATCACCGAGTTCCCACATTCGCCTAGTCGCTTGACCGCTGCAACGACGGACCTACATCGGGCAATCGTTAACGAGCAGATCAGTCACAGCGGCGACGAGACTCTCACGCGGCATGTGATGGCTGCGACTGTCATCGAGTCCGATAAGGGTTTGCGGCTGGGGAAGGTCTCTCGTAGTAGGAGTGCCGAAAAGATCGACCTTGCAGCCTGTTTAGTCATGGCGCACTCGCGCGCCACGTGGCTTGCCACCAGACCGAAGAAGAAAGCTAGAGCGTACTCGTTTTGA
- a CDS encoding phage portal protein → MTPDILVTHLQALDGPQHTYAQLRNYYEGQAPLSFLSAEQKVALKNFDRVSANVCRTAILSIQERLRVCGLGDAFDLYLSNNLDQRSAQVHRDALLYGPGYVLCWTDQRGRPTATVESPQTLVVQRDPITGELVSACKRVYTKTTTEAWLYLPDEIRHYRADNPGAASAGFNLVDSVENPLGTPPVAVIGHEDEPSAIADLVSGLQDGLNKALLDGLCASEAAAFPRRAVSGLSPEERPVLDDEGNPVIEAGEPVVELVNPLSEDRMKVWLAESPETKFTQLSAADLAAFEALVRVILAQCMMVTGLPAHYLGQLTAAAQPTSADALRASEAALVARCEAYQLLYGTGWERVGKLLLAIRDGGDPEEIDVKVSWSPADTRSTAQEADAVVKLVQADILPVTYALKKLGYSADEIAEIQTARRDDMQLGEDAKVYSYLGAVSRTRTFESTDAVR, encoded by the coding sequence TTGACCCCTGACATTTTGGTCACCCACCTTCAAGCCCTGGACGGACCACAGCACACCTACGCCCAGTTACGCAACTACTACGAGGGTCAGGCACCGCTGTCGTTTCTCAGCGCTGAACAGAAAGTGGCGCTGAAGAACTTTGACCGAGTGAGCGCCAATGTGTGCCGCACCGCCATCCTCAGCATCCAGGAACGCCTCAGAGTGTGCGGGCTAGGTGACGCCTTTGATTTGTACCTTTCCAATAATCTCGATCAGCGCAGCGCCCAGGTCCACCGTGATGCCCTTCTGTACGGTCCCGGCTACGTGTTGTGCTGGACCGATCAGCGGGGTCGGCCCACCGCCACCGTTGAATCACCACAAACCCTTGTGGTGCAGCGTGACCCGATCACTGGTGAACTGGTGTCGGCCTGTAAACGGGTCTACACGAAGACGACGACTGAGGCGTGGCTGTATCTGCCCGATGAGATCCGCCACTACCGCGCCGACAATCCCGGCGCTGCCTCGGCGGGATTCAATCTTGTCGACAGCGTTGAGAATCCGTTGGGCACTCCGCCGGTCGCTGTGATCGGGCATGAGGACGAACCGAGCGCGATAGCTGATCTGGTCAGCGGCCTTCAGGACGGGCTAAATAAGGCTCTACTCGACGGTCTGTGTGCTTCTGAGGCCGCCGCTTTTCCCCGCCGCGCCGTGTCGGGGTTATCGCCCGAGGAACGCCCGGTACTCGATGACGAGGGCAACCCGGTGATCGAGGCTGGCGAACCGGTCGTAGAACTGGTCAACCCGCTATCTGAGGACCGGATGAAGGTATGGCTCGCAGAGTCCCCCGAAACGAAGTTCACCCAGCTTAGCGCCGCCGACCTCGCCGCTTTCGAGGCGTTGGTGAGGGTCATTCTTGCGCAGTGCATGATGGTTACCGGCTTGCCGGCCCACTATTTAGGCCAGTTGACCGCTGCGGCTCAGCCGACGAGCGCCGACGCCTTGCGTGCTTCTGAAGCCGCGCTGGTGGCCCGCTGCGAGGCCTACCAGCTACTCTACGGAACCGGCTGGGAACGGGTAGGGAAACTACTGCTGGCTATCCGTGATGGCGGGGACCCCGAAGAGATCGACGTCAAAGTGTCGTGGAGTCCCGCCGATACCCGCTCCACCGCCCAGGAGGCGGACGCTGTGGTCAAGTTGGTTCAAGCCGACATTCTTCCGGTGACCTACGCGCTGAAAAAGCTGGGCTATTCCGCGGATGAGATCGCAGAGATTCAGACTGCCCGCCGCGACGACATGCAGCTTGGCGAAGACGCCAAAGTCTATTCCTATCTCGGGGCCGTGAGCCGCACGAGAACGTTCGAATCCACCGACGCAGTAAGGTAA
- a CDS encoding phage major capsid protein, with protein sequence MAIEVTSGNTTLLQSQVANLLVQPLEQMSTFLAAGPQIFDTNQQLRIPRIASGVTAGFVGEGAQISDGDVSFDEVTLLPSTLKSLKVLVRFSNEMARQSVVALEATLRTRLVTDVANALDAALWDGAGTSNTIKGILRASGIATGTLDLADADSLIDGMATAQGNHVTPTHWVMTSASFAALRKLKIAVPDETNGVATYSQYLFDPSGIQNGTAFQLFGLPVIITDNIPAVSTKNRVALVDMSKVAVARDVDAEVKILDQTWGDYDSIGIRVVTRYDVALLQDEAVTLLTEA encoded by the coding sequence ATGGCCATTGAGGTCACTTCTGGCAACACTACGTTGCTTCAATCCCAGGTTGCGAATCTTCTGGTACAGCCGCTGGAACAAATGTCGACGTTCCTTGCTGCCGGCCCGCAGATTTTCGACACCAATCAGCAGTTGCGCATCCCGCGTATCGCCTCGGGTGTGACCGCGGGCTTCGTCGGCGAAGGCGCACAAATCTCTGACGGTGATGTGTCTTTCGATGAGGTCACGCTGCTGCCGTCCACGCTCAAGAGCTTGAAGGTGCTTGTCAGGTTCTCCAATGAGATGGCCCGACAGAGCGTTGTGGCGCTTGAGGCCACGCTGCGGACCCGGCTTGTCACTGATGTTGCCAACGCACTGGATGCCGCCCTGTGGGACGGTGCTGGCACGTCCAACACCATTAAGGGCATTTTGCGGGCTAGCGGCATCGCCACCGGCACGCTCGATCTGGCTGATGCAGATTCGTTGATCGACGGCATGGCTACTGCGCAGGGCAACCACGTCACCCCGACACATTGGGTGATGACCTCTGCCAGCTTTGCCGCCTTGCGCAAGCTGAAGATCGCCGTACCCGACGAGACCAACGGCGTCGCCACCTACAGTCAATACCTGTTTGACCCCAGCGGCATTCAGAACGGCACCGCGTTCCAACTGTTCGGCCTGCCTGTCATCATCACCGACAACATTCCCGCCGTATCGACGAAGAACCGTGTGGCCCTGGTAGACATGTCCAAGGTGGCGGTGGCCCGCGACGTGGACGCCGAAGTCAAGATTCTCGACCAGACGTGGGGCGACTACGATTCCATCGGTATCCGTGTCGTGACCCGCTATGACGTGGCGCTTCTGCAAGACGAGGCCGTCACGCTGCTGACCGAGGCCTAA
- a CDS encoding TIGR03621 family F420-dependent LLM class oxidoreductase — protein sequence MAKDFRFGVGLQVGRRRQSVQDFARRVEDMGYDVLHMADHLYTTAPFPMLTAAALATERLRVGTFVLNAGFYRPALLARDVTSLRDLSGGRFELGLGAGYVKEEFEQAELPFPTPGQRVAWLGHVTEHFHEHVPDVPILIAGNGDKLLTLAARRAHIIGLTGGAPVGPDFDPLADRITFVREAAGARFDELELNLAVTAMPTDDSGLPDMSITRQFLPALSDEELLRTPAVLSGSTKEIADVIRGYRETYGVTYITVQQRHAEAFAKVIAELR from the coding sequence ATGGCCAAGGACTTCCGGTTCGGCGTGGGGCTTCAGGTTGGCCGACGCCGACAGTCGGTGCAGGATTTCGCCCGCCGCGTCGAGGACATGGGCTATGACGTCCTGCACATGGCCGACCACCTCTACACCACCGCACCGTTTCCCATGCTCACCGCGGCCGCGCTGGCCACCGAGCGGCTGCGCGTCGGCACGTTCGTGCTCAACGCCGGTTTCTACCGGCCCGCGCTGCTGGCCCGTGACGTCACCTCGCTGCGCGATCTGTCCGGCGGGCGCTTCGAGCTGGGCCTGGGCGCCGGATACGTCAAGGAGGAGTTCGAGCAGGCCGAGCTGCCGTTCCCGACGCCCGGGCAGCGGGTCGCCTGGCTGGGCCACGTGACCGAACACTTTCACGAGCACGTGCCCGACGTCCCGATCCTGATCGCAGGCAACGGCGACAAGCTGCTCACGCTGGCGGCGCGGCGGGCGCACATCATCGGGCTGACCGGCGGCGCACCCGTCGGGCCCGATTTCGACCCGCTGGCCGACCGCATCACGTTCGTCCGGGAGGCCGCCGGTGCGCGTTTCGACGAGTTGGAGCTCAACCTCGCCGTCACCGCGATGCCCACCGACGATTCGGGCCTGCCGGACATGTCGATCACGCGGCAGTTCCTGCCCGCGCTGTCCGACGAGGAATTGCTGCGCACACCGGCGGTGTTGTCGGGGTCGACGAAGGAGATCGCCGACGTCATTCGGGGCTATCGTGAAACCTACGGCGTCACCTACATCACCGTGCAGCAGCGCCATGCCGAGGCGTTCGCCAAGGTGATCGCGGAACTGCGCTGA
- a CDS encoding glutamate--cysteine ligase 2 yields MATHPTFGVEEEFLLADPTSGEPVPVNVETARRAAERGVKLQLELTSCQVETTSDVFGGSRELREHLLTLRRAATDAAEASGAQLLAVGLPPAVPHQFPITDTARYRQIGERFGMIAHEQGICGCHVHVAVPSREAAIRVSNRLRPWLPTLLALTANSAVYRNTDTGYASWRSVLWARWPSAGPPPHFDSVDEYDAVVAMLRNAGAVLDDGMVYWDVRPSATFPTVEVRVADVPATVAETVLLAMLVRATVMTALDEEREGQPVLPLTAHALKAAYWKSARDGLDGEAVDLSEGHHSVPARLLLDRLVDRVRPALEAVGDFDAVTEELARVTEQGNGAMRQRRAYQRRHDVADVIAEAAAATTAGC; encoded by the coding sequence ATGGCCACTCATCCCACGTTCGGCGTCGAAGAGGAGTTCCTGCTCGCCGACCCGACATCCGGCGAACCCGTCCCGGTCAACGTCGAGACGGCTCGCCGTGCCGCCGAGCGCGGAGTGAAGCTGCAACTCGAGCTCACCAGCTGCCAGGTCGAAACCACCAGCGACGTCTTCGGCGGCAGCCGCGAACTGCGCGAGCACCTGCTGACGCTGCGCCGCGCGGCCACCGATGCCGCCGAGGCCAGCGGGGCGCAACTGCTCGCTGTCGGGCTGCCGCCCGCGGTGCCGCACCAGTTTCCGATCACCGACACCGCCCGCTACCGGCAGATCGGCGAACGGTTCGGCATGATCGCTCACGAGCAGGGCATCTGCGGATGCCACGTGCACGTGGCGGTGCCGAGCCGCGAGGCCGCGATCCGGGTGAGCAACCGGCTGCGGCCCTGGCTTCCGACGCTGCTTGCGCTGACCGCCAATTCGGCGGTGTACCGCAACACCGACACCGGCTACGCCAGCTGGCGCAGCGTACTGTGGGCGCGCTGGCCCAGCGCCGGGCCGCCGCCGCACTTCGACTCGGTCGACGAGTACGACGCCGTCGTCGCGATGCTGCGCAACGCCGGCGCGGTGCTCGACGACGGCATGGTCTATTGGGACGTACGCCCGTCGGCCACCTTCCCGACCGTCGAGGTGCGGGTGGCCGACGTGCCGGCCACGGTGGCCGAGACGGTGCTGCTGGCGATGTTGGTCAGGGCGACGGTGATGACGGCCCTCGACGAGGAGCGTGAAGGCCAACCGGTGCTGCCGCTGACGGCGCACGCGCTCAAGGCCGCGTATTGGAAGTCGGCCCGCGACGGCCTCGACGGCGAGGCGGTCGATCTGTCAGAGGGCCATCACAGCGTGCCCGCGCGGCTGCTGCTGGACCGCCTCGTCGATCGCGTCCGCCCGGCGCTGGAGGCGGTCGGTGACTTCGACGCCGTCACCGAGGAACTGGCCCGCGTCACCGAGCAGGGCAACGGCGCCATGCGCCAGCGACGCGCGTACCAGCGCCGCCACGACGTCGCCGACGTCATCGCGGAGGCCGCCGCGGCCACCACCGCCGGCTGTTAG
- a CDS encoding poly-gamma-glutamate hydrolase family protein: protein MPPEHTYFAYGSNLCVQQMALRCPGAVDPRPARLADHDWLINERGVATVEPFDGSVVHGVLWRLTDHDLATLDSAEGVPVRYRRDRLTVHTDHGPADAWVYIDHRVEPGPPRPGYLERIIDGALHHGLPQRWVEFLGRWDPAGWPRSVHAANTPAPQSLSELLAEPGVIEHSTLRSRFGFLAIHGGGLEQMTDVIAERAADAAGASLYVLRHPDRYPHHLASSLYHARESERLAEFLSHVDVAVSLHGYGRIGRSTQLLAGGRNRALAEHLSHHLEIPGYRVVTDLDAIPRELRGLHPDNPVNRTRGGGAQLELSPRVRGISPRSQLPADDGLTPATSALVQGLVTTAHSWHEIYC, encoded by the coding sequence GTGCCGCCTGAACACACGTACTTCGCGTACGGGTCCAACCTGTGCGTGCAGCAGATGGCGCTGCGGTGTCCCGGTGCGGTCGATCCGCGCCCGGCCAGGCTCGCCGACCACGACTGGCTGATCAACGAGCGCGGGGTGGCCACCGTCGAACCGTTCGACGGATCCGTGGTGCACGGCGTGCTGTGGCGGCTCACCGATCACGACCTGGCCACCCTGGACAGCGCCGAAGGTGTGCCGGTGCGATATCGCCGGGACCGGCTCACCGTGCACACCGACCACGGCCCGGCCGACGCCTGGGTCTACATCGACCATCGCGTCGAACCCGGTCCGCCGCGGCCCGGCTATCTGGAGCGGATCATCGACGGCGCGCTGCATCACGGCCTGCCGCAGCGCTGGGTCGAATTCCTCGGGCGGTGGGATCCGGCAGGCTGGCCGCGGTCCGTTCATGCCGCGAATACCCCGGCGCCGCAGTCGCTTTCGGAGCTGCTGGCCGAGCCCGGGGTGATCGAGCACAGCACGCTGCGGTCACGGTTCGGCTTTCTGGCCATCCACGGCGGCGGCTTGGAACAGATGACCGACGTCATCGCCGAGCGGGCCGCGGACGCCGCCGGTGCGTCACTGTACGTGCTTCGCCATCCTGACCGCTATCCGCACCACCTGGCGTCGTCGCTGTACCACGCGCGGGAATCCGAGCGGCTCGCGGAGTTCCTGTCCCACGTCGACGTCGCGGTCTCGCTGCACGGGTACGGCCGCATCGGCCGCAGCACGCAGCTGCTGGCTGGCGGGCGGAACCGCGCACTGGCGGAGCACCTTTCGCACCACCTCGAGATACCCGGCTACCGGGTGGTGACCGACCTCGACGCGATCCCGCGTGAGCTGCGCGGGTTACACCCGGACAACCCGGTCAACCGGACACGCGGGGGCGGCGCGCAGCTCGAGCTGTCGCCGCGGGTGCGCGGCATCAGCCCGCGCAGCCAGCTGCCCGCCGACGACGGCCTTACGCCGGCCACGTCGGCGTTGGTGCAGGGGCTCGTCACGACCGCGCATTCGTGGCACGAGATCTACTGCTAA
- a CDS encoding Nramp family divalent metal transporter produces MASDRDVRLRPSWILLGPAFVAAIAYVDPGNVAANVSAGAQFGYLLVWVIVVANAMACLVQYLSAKLGLVTGMSLPEAVGGRMRRRSRLAYWLQAELVAMATDLAEVVGGAIALYLLFDLPLLTGGVITGFVSLLLLVVKDRRGQQMFERVITGLLLVIAIGFLTSLFVSPPPAGEVAEGLLPRFAGAESVLLAAAMLGATVMPHAVYLHSGLARDRHGHPEAGPMRRMLLRATRWDVGIAMVVAGAVNLSMLLVAATNLQGQVDTDSIEGAHAAVENALGTTVALLFAIGLLASGLASTSVGAYAGAMIMQGLLHRAIPLLLRRLITLTPALVILAVGLDPSRALVLSQVVLSFGIPFALIPLVQLTSNTRLMGDDVNHRVTTALGWIVAVMITLLNVVLIYLTVTG; encoded by the coding sequence GTGGCAAGCGATCGGGACGTGCGGTTGCGGCCGAGTTGGATTCTGCTCGGGCCCGCCTTCGTCGCTGCGATCGCCTACGTCGACCCCGGCAACGTCGCCGCCAACGTCAGCGCCGGGGCGCAGTTCGGCTACCTGCTGGTGTGGGTCATCGTTGTGGCCAACGCCATGGCCTGCCTGGTGCAGTATCTGTCGGCCAAGTTGGGTCTGGTCACCGGGATGTCGCTGCCCGAGGCGGTGGGCGGCCGGATGCGTCGACGCAGCCGGCTGGCGTACTGGCTGCAAGCCGAATTGGTCGCGATGGCAACCGATCTCGCCGAGGTCGTCGGCGGGGCCATCGCCCTGTACCTGCTGTTCGATCTCCCGCTGCTCACGGGCGGGGTGATCACCGGATTCGTGTCGCTGCTGCTGCTGGTGGTCAAGGACCGGCGCGGCCAGCAGATGTTCGAACGCGTCATCACCGGCCTGCTGCTGGTGATCGCGATCGGATTCCTCACCAGCCTGTTCGTCTCGCCGCCGCCGGCAGGCGAGGTCGCCGAGGGCCTGCTCCCCCGGTTCGCCGGCGCGGAGAGCGTGCTGCTGGCCGCTGCGATGCTCGGGGCCACCGTGATGCCGCACGCGGTGTATCTGCACTCGGGTCTGGCCCGAGACCGCCACGGGCATCCCGAGGCGGGGCCGATGCGACGGATGCTGCTGCGCGCGACGCGGTGGGACGTCGGCATCGCGATGGTGGTCGCGGGCGCGGTGAACCTCTCGATGCTGCTGGTGGCGGCGACCAACCTGCAGGGGCAGGTGGACACGGACTCCATCGAAGGGGCGCACGCGGCGGTCGAGAACGCGCTGGGCACAACGGTCGCGCTGTTGTTCGCGATCGGTCTGCTGGCCTCGGGCCTGGCGTCAACCTCGGTGGGTGCCTACGCCGGGGCGATGATCATGCAGGGCCTGCTGCACCGCGCCATTCCACTACTACTGCGCCGGTTGATCACCCTGACGCCGGCGTTGGTGATCCTTGCGGTCGGGCTGGATCCCAGCCGGGCGCTGGTGTTGTCGCAGGTGGTGCTGTCGTTCGGAATCCCGTTCGCGTTGATCCCGTTGGTGCAGTTGACGAGCAATACCCGGTTGATGGGCGACGACGTCAACCACCGCGTCACCACGGCGCTGGGCTGGATCGTCGCCGTAATGATTACCCTGCTGAACGTGGTACTGATCTATCTGACGGTGACGGGCTGA